Proteins co-encoded in one Oncorhynchus kisutch isolate 150728-3 linkage group LG1, Okis_V2, whole genome shotgun sequence genomic window:
- the LOC109897948 gene encoding protein SAND isoform X3: MFVHAQSFEDLTADSEPTTEPEPEGETVLGESAEEEALCLGAEQETQEEQQPEVEEERPENRSKEEDVCSEVWRSHRKHVFVLSEAGKPIYTRYGTEEALSSTMGVMMALVSVVEADKNIIRSIHADGYKVVFLRKTPLVLVGVSRTCQSDRELTRELQYIYYQIVSLLTLTQLNHIFQHKQNYDLRRLLAGSEHLTDNLLRLLDRDPGLLLSAVTCLPLASSTRDLVSSSLQAAKAKSLVFSILLAGDRLVTLVRKKDQYLHHMDLHLLFNLVGSSSSFREGEGWTPICLPKFNTAGFFHAHISYLEPASDLCLILVSTDREDFFNLSDCKRRFLERLSRRTAYQSLKEALKCPSYSVTQVNIPELRHFLYKSKSSGLYTSPELPLPYQSLEDQERLMGLYQYLHSRLHQPTRPLRSIYRCGETENLLAWVTSGFELYLCFSPLGTKAMAVAAVNKLLKWIRREEDRLFILSPLTY; this comes from the exons ATGTTTGTTCATGCACAGTCCTTTGAGGACCTgactgctgacagtgagccaaCTACTGAGCCAGAACCTGAAGGAGAGACTGTGCTTGGAGAgtcagcagaggaggaggctctATGTCTGGGGGCTGAGCAGGAGACCCAGGAGGAACAGCAGCCGGAGGTAGAGGAGGAGCGCCCAGAGAACAGGAGTAAGGAAGAGGATGTGTGCAGTGAGGTCTGGCGTAGCCACAGGAAGCATGTGTTTGTACTGAGCGAGGCAGGCAAGCCCATCTACACCCGCTACGGCACAGAGGAAGCCCTCTCCAGCACCATGGGGGTCATGATGGCACTGGTCTCTGTCGTGGAGGCAGATAAGAATATCATCCGCTCCATTCACGCAG ACGGTTACAAAGTGGTGTTCCTTCGCAAAACTCCTCTGGTCCTGGTGGGTGTTTCCCGGAcctgtcagtcagacagagagctgacgCGTGAGTTGCAATACATCTACTACCAGATTGTCAGCCTGCTCACCCTCACCCAGCTCAACCACATCTTCCAGCATAAGCAGAACTACGACCTGCGCCGCCTACTGGCAGGCTCCGAGCACCTCACTGACAACCTGCTGCGTCTGCTGGACCGCGACCCGGGCCTGCTCCTCAGTGCTGTCACCTGCCTCCCCCTGGCCAGCTCCACCCGCGACCTGGTCTCCTCCAGCCTTCAGGCCGCCAAGGCCAAGAGCTTGGTCTTCTCCATCCTCTTGGCTGGGGACCGTCTGGTCACCCTGGTGCGCAAGAAGGACCAGTACCTGCACCACATGGACCTGCACCTGCTCTTCAATCTGGTGGGCTCCTCGTCATCTTTCCGCGAGGGCGAAGGTTGGACACCCATCTGCCTCCCTAAATTCAACACTGCTGGCTTCTTCCATGCCCACATCTCCTACCTGGAGCCTGCCTCTGACCTCTGCCTCATCCTGGTGTCCACCGACCGGGAagacttctttaacctgtctgatTGCAAGCGCCGCTTCCTGGAGCGGCTGAGCCGACGCACTGCCTACCAGTCCCTGAAGGAGGCACTGAAGTGCCCCAGCTACTCTGTCACCCAAGTCAACATCCCAGAGCTCAGGCACTTTCTGTACAAGTCCAAGAGCTCAGGGCTCTACACTAG CCCTGAGCTGCCCTTGCCATACCAATCTTTAGAGGACCAGGAGAGGCTGATGGGATTGTACCAGTACCTCCACAGCCGCTTGCACCAACCGACACGTCCCCTGCGCTCCATCTACCGCTGTGGAGAGACTGAGAACTTGCTTGCCTGG GTGACCAGTGGCTTTGAGCTCTACCTCTGTTTCAGTCCTCTTGGGACCAAGGCCATGGCCGTGGCTGCTGTTAATAAGCTGCTGAAGTGGATCAGGAGGGAGGAGGACCGCCTCTTCATCCTTAGTCCCCTGACATACTGA
- the LOC109897948 gene encoding protein SAND isoform X2 encodes MLYQSSFPLIFNMTCIHSHRKTQSVYSTWSQCVQQHETRPMRILKRTVSGVDRLGIYYPVLQVVVPVVTYAAVMAVYVHNKGIPWEVQQNGTLAPVDRLRNERSESPTPGLVVGTEPGAGQESAMFVHAQSFEDLTADSEPTTEPEPEGETVLGESAEEEALCLGAEQETQEEQQPEVEEERPENRSKEEDVCSEVWRSHRKHVFVLSEAGKPIYTRYGTEEALSSTMGVMMALVSVVEADKNIIRSIHADGYKVVFLRKTPLVLVGVSRTCQSDRELTRELQYIYYQIVSLLTLTQLNHIFQHKQNYDLRRLLAGSEHLTDNLLRLLDRDPGLLLSAVTCLPLASSTRDLVSSSLQAAKAKSLVFSILLAGDRLVTLVRKKDQYLHHMDLHLLFNLVGSSSSFREGEGWTPICLPKFNTAGFFHAHISYLEPASDLCLILVSTDREDFFNLSDCKRRFLERLSRRTAYQSLKEALKCPSYSVTQVNIPELRHFLYKSKSSGLYTSPELPLPYQSLEDQERLMGLYQYLHSRLHQPTRPLRSIYRCGETENLLAWVTSGFELYLCFSPLGTKAMAVAAVNKLLKWIRREEDRLFILSPLTY; translated from the exons acacagtcaGTGTACTCAACTTGGAGTCAATGTGTACAACAACACGAGACTAGGCCGATGCGAATACTGAAACGCACTGTTTCAGGTGTTGACAGACTTGGTATCTACTATCCCGTGTTACAGGTGGTTGTCCCTGTAGTAACTTATGCAGCAGTGATGGCTGTATATGTCCACAACAAGGGTATACCGTGGGAGGTCCAGCAGAATGGCACCCTGGCACCAGTGGACCGTCTCCGCAACGAGAGGTCTGAAAGCCCCACTCCAGGCCTGGTGGTGGGCACAGAACCAG GTGCTGGCCAGGAGAGTGCCATGTTTGTTCATGCACAGTCCTTTGAGGACCTgactgctgacagtgagccaaCTACTGAGCCAGAACCTGAAGGAGAGACTGTGCTTGGAGAgtcagcagaggaggaggctctATGTCTGGGGGCTGAGCAGGAGACCCAGGAGGAACAGCAGCCGGAGGTAGAGGAGGAGCGCCCAGAGAACAGGAGTAAGGAAGAGGATGTGTGCAGTGAGGTCTGGCGTAGCCACAGGAAGCATGTGTTTGTACTGAGCGAGGCAGGCAAGCCCATCTACACCCGCTACGGCACAGAGGAAGCCCTCTCCAGCACCATGGGGGTCATGATGGCACTGGTCTCTGTCGTGGAGGCAGATAAGAATATCATCCGCTCCATTCACGCAG ACGGTTACAAAGTGGTGTTCCTTCGCAAAACTCCTCTGGTCCTGGTGGGTGTTTCCCGGAcctgtcagtcagacagagagctgacgCGTGAGTTGCAATACATCTACTACCAGATTGTCAGCCTGCTCACCCTCACCCAGCTCAACCACATCTTCCAGCATAAGCAGAACTACGACCTGCGCCGCCTACTGGCAGGCTCCGAGCACCTCACTGACAACCTGCTGCGTCTGCTGGACCGCGACCCGGGCCTGCTCCTCAGTGCTGTCACCTGCCTCCCCCTGGCCAGCTCCACCCGCGACCTGGTCTCCTCCAGCCTTCAGGCCGCCAAGGCCAAGAGCTTGGTCTTCTCCATCCTCTTGGCTGGGGACCGTCTGGTCACCCTGGTGCGCAAGAAGGACCAGTACCTGCACCACATGGACCTGCACCTGCTCTTCAATCTGGTGGGCTCCTCGTCATCTTTCCGCGAGGGCGAAGGTTGGACACCCATCTGCCTCCCTAAATTCAACACTGCTGGCTTCTTCCATGCCCACATCTCCTACCTGGAGCCTGCCTCTGACCTCTGCCTCATCCTGGTGTCCACCGACCGGGAagacttctttaacctgtctgatTGCAAGCGCCGCTTCCTGGAGCGGCTGAGCCGACGCACTGCCTACCAGTCCCTGAAGGAGGCACTGAAGTGCCCCAGCTACTCTGTCACCCAAGTCAACATCCCAGAGCTCAGGCACTTTCTGTACAAGTCCAAGAGCTCAGGGCTCTACACTAG CCCTGAGCTGCCCTTGCCATACCAATCTTTAGAGGACCAGGAGAGGCTGATGGGATTGTACCAGTACCTCCACAGCCGCTTGCACCAACCGACACGTCCCCTGCGCTCCATCTACCGCTGTGGAGAGACTGAGAACTTGCTTGCCTGG GTGACCAGTGGCTTTGAGCTCTACCTCTGTTTCAGTCCTCTTGGGACCAAGGCCATGGCCGTGGCTGCTGTTAATAAGCTGCTGAAGTGGATCAGGAGGGAGGAGGACCGCCTCTTCATCCTTAGTCCCCTGACATACTGA
- the LOC109897948 gene encoding protein SAND isoform X1, producing MAVYVHNKGIPWEVQQNGTLAPVDRLRNERSESPTPGLVVGTEPGAGQESAMFVHAQSFEDLTADSEPTTEPEPEGETVLGESAEEEALCLGAEQETQEEQQPEVEEERPENRSKEEDVCSEVWRSHRKHVFVLSEAGKPIYTRYGTEEALSSTMGVMMALVSVVEADKNIIRSIHADGYKVVFLRKTPLVLVGVSRTCQSDRELTRELQYIYYQIVSLLTLTQLNHIFQHKQNYDLRRLLAGSEHLTDNLLRLLDRDPGLLLSAVTCLPLASSTRDLVSSSLQAAKAKSLVFSILLAGDRLVTLVRKKDQYLHHMDLHLLFNLVGSSSSFREGEGWTPICLPKFNTAGFFHAHISYLEPASDLCLILVSTDREDFFNLSDCKRRFLERLSRRTAYQSLKEALKCPSYSVTQVNIPELRHFLYKSKSSGLYTSPELPLPYQSLEDQERLMGLYQYLHSRLHQPTRPLRSIYRCGETENLLAWVTSGFELYLCFSPLGTKAMAVAAVNKLLKWIRREEDRLFILSPLTY from the exons ATGGCTGTATATGTCCACAACAAGGGTATACCGTGGGAGGTCCAGCAGAATGGCACCCTGGCACCAGTGGACCGTCTCCGCAACGAGAGGTCTGAAAGCCCCACTCCAGGCCTGGTGGTGGGCACAGAACCAG GTGCTGGCCAGGAGAGTGCCATGTTTGTTCATGCACAGTCCTTTGAGGACCTgactgctgacagtgagccaaCTACTGAGCCAGAACCTGAAGGAGAGACTGTGCTTGGAGAgtcagcagaggaggaggctctATGTCTGGGGGCTGAGCAGGAGACCCAGGAGGAACAGCAGCCGGAGGTAGAGGAGGAGCGCCCAGAGAACAGGAGTAAGGAAGAGGATGTGTGCAGTGAGGTCTGGCGTAGCCACAGGAAGCATGTGTTTGTACTGAGCGAGGCAGGCAAGCCCATCTACACCCGCTACGGCACAGAGGAAGCCCTCTCCAGCACCATGGGGGTCATGATGGCACTGGTCTCTGTCGTGGAGGCAGATAAGAATATCATCCGCTCCATTCACGCAG ACGGTTACAAAGTGGTGTTCCTTCGCAAAACTCCTCTGGTCCTGGTGGGTGTTTCCCGGAcctgtcagtcagacagagagctgacgCGTGAGTTGCAATACATCTACTACCAGATTGTCAGCCTGCTCACCCTCACCCAGCTCAACCACATCTTCCAGCATAAGCAGAACTACGACCTGCGCCGCCTACTGGCAGGCTCCGAGCACCTCACTGACAACCTGCTGCGTCTGCTGGACCGCGACCCGGGCCTGCTCCTCAGTGCTGTCACCTGCCTCCCCCTGGCCAGCTCCACCCGCGACCTGGTCTCCTCCAGCCTTCAGGCCGCCAAGGCCAAGAGCTTGGTCTTCTCCATCCTCTTGGCTGGGGACCGTCTGGTCACCCTGGTGCGCAAGAAGGACCAGTACCTGCACCACATGGACCTGCACCTGCTCTTCAATCTGGTGGGCTCCTCGTCATCTTTCCGCGAGGGCGAAGGTTGGACACCCATCTGCCTCCCTAAATTCAACACTGCTGGCTTCTTCCATGCCCACATCTCCTACCTGGAGCCTGCCTCTGACCTCTGCCTCATCCTGGTGTCCACCGACCGGGAagacttctttaacctgtctgatTGCAAGCGCCGCTTCCTGGAGCGGCTGAGCCGACGCACTGCCTACCAGTCCCTGAAGGAGGCACTGAAGTGCCCCAGCTACTCTGTCACCCAAGTCAACATCCCAGAGCTCAGGCACTTTCTGTACAAGTCCAAGAGCTCAGGGCTCTACACTAG CCCTGAGCTGCCCTTGCCATACCAATCTTTAGAGGACCAGGAGAGGCTGATGGGATTGTACCAGTACCTCCACAGCCGCTTGCACCAACCGACACGTCCCCTGCGCTCCATCTACCGCTGTGGAGAGACTGAGAACTTGCTTGCCTGG GTGACCAGTGGCTTTGAGCTCTACCTCTGTTTCAGTCCTCTTGGGACCAAGGCCATGGCCGTGGCTGCTGTTAATAAGCTGCTGAAGTGGATCAGGAGGGAGGAGGACCGCCTCTTCATCCTTAGTCCCCTGACATACTGA